The proteins below come from a single Chryseobacterium bernardetii genomic window:
- a CDS encoding O-succinylhomoserine sulfhydrylase, giving the protein MENFETSAIRTQTERSQFDEHSTPLYLTSSFIFQDAEDMRASFAEEKPKNLYSRFSNPNVSEFTEKIAKMEGAEAGYAFATGMAAIYSTFAALLSAGDHIVSCQSVFGSTHTLFTKYFPKWNIETTYFKAEDAENVEQYIKPNTKILYLETPTNPAIEILDLEFFGQIAKKHNLIFIVDNCFATPYLQQPIKYGADVVVHSATKLIDGQGRVLGGIAVGKEDLIREIYLFARNTGPALSPFNAWVLSKSLETLAIRVEKHCENALKVAEFLENHPNVELVKYPFLKSHPNYEVAKKQMKLGGNIVAFEIKGGIEGGRSFLDKIKMCSLSANLGDTRTIVTHPASTTHSKLSDEERNEVGITAGLVRCSVGLENVDDIIADLKQALD; this is encoded by the coding sequence ATGGAAAATTTCGAAACATCAGCAATAAGAACCCAGACTGAGAGATCTCAGTTTGATGAACATTCCACACCGTTATATCTTACATCCAGTTTTATTTTTCAGGATGCTGAAGATATGAGAGCAAGCTTTGCTGAAGAAAAACCTAAAAACCTGTACAGCCGTTTCTCAAACCCAAATGTATCTGAGTTTACTGAGAAGATCGCAAAAATGGAAGGTGCAGAAGCTGGATATGCCTTTGCAACAGGAATGGCTGCCATTTATTCTACATTTGCCGCTCTGCTAAGTGCAGGAGACCATATCGTAAGCTGCCAGTCGGTTTTTGGATCTACTCACACGTTATTCACAAAATATTTCCCAAAGTGGAATATTGAAACTACCTATTTCAAAGCAGAAGATGCAGAGAACGTAGAGCAATATATAAAACCGAATACAAAGATCCTATATCTTGAAACCCCTACCAATCCGGCTATTGAAATTCTGGATCTGGAGTTTTTCGGACAGATTGCTAAAAAGCATAACCTGATCTTTATTGTAGATAACTGTTTTGCAACACCTTATCTTCAGCAACCGATCAAATATGGTGCGGATGTTGTTGTACATTCTGCAACGAAGTTGATTGACGGGCAGGGAAGAGTATTAGGCGGAATTGCAGTAGGAAAAGAAGACCTGATCAGAGAAATCTATCTTTTCGCAAGAAATACAGGGCCGGCGTTGTCTCCTTTTAATGCATGGGTATTATCGAAAAGTCTGGAGACATTGGCTATACGTGTTGAAAAGCACTGCGAGAATGCTCTGAAAGTAGCAGAGTTTTTAGAAAACCACCCTAATGTGGAACTGGTAAAATATCCGTTCCTGAAGTCCCATCCGAACTATGAGGTAGCCAAAAAGCAGATGAAGCTTGGAGGAAATATCGTTGCCTTTGAAATAAAAGGCGGAATAGAAGGCGGAAGAAGTTTCTTGGATAAGATTAAAATGTGTTCACTCTCGGCAAACTTAGGGGATACAAGAACGATTGTTACCCATCCGGCATCTACAACGCATTCCAAACTGTCAGACGAAGAAAGAAACGAAGTAGGAATTACAGCAGGTTTAGTTCGTTGTTCAGTAGGCTTGGAAAACGTAGACGACATTATTGCAGACTTAAAACAAGCCTTAGATTAA
- a CDS encoding alpha/beta fold hydrolase, giving the protein MKAELNYINLSYQTNSQKEYNIPLSYELFGKDLFTAPVILINHALTGNSTVSGEKGWWKQLVGENQIVDTNKYTVLCFNIPGNGYDHFLIEDYEDFTPSDIANIFLKGLEALHITNLYAIIGGSLGGGIGWEMLAKQPKLAEIFIPIACDYRTHDWLHAQCLVQKFLLNHKDEPLQKARIHAMLCYRTPESLNERFQNKYSQEKQRLKSEDWLIYHGNALNERFSLNAYRLMNHLLMNINADETDLERIEARMHMISVDTDLFFPASEIRMCFEKLKKKKENISYHEIQSIHGHDAFLMEYQQLNNIIKNILYRNEKC; this is encoded by the coding sequence TTGAAAGCAGAACTAAACTATATTAATCTTTCGTATCAAACAAATTCCCAAAAGGAATACAATATCCCGTTAAGTTATGAGCTTTTCGGGAAAGACCTGTTTACAGCTCCTGTCATCCTGATCAACCACGCCCTTACCGGAAACTCAACGGTGTCCGGAGAAAAAGGCTGGTGGAAGCAATTGGTAGGCGAAAATCAGATTGTTGATACCAATAAATATACGGTTCTATGTTTCAACATTCCCGGAAACGGTTATGATCATTTTTTAATTGAAGACTATGAAGACTTCACCCCTTCAGATATTGCCAATATATTTCTGAAAGGATTGGAAGCTTTACATATTACAAATCTATACGCCATTATTGGAGGTTCTCTGGGGGGCGGAATTGGATGGGAAATGCTGGCAAAACAACCCAAACTGGCAGAAATTTTTATTCCTATTGCCTGCGATTACAGAACCCATGATTGGTTACACGCGCAATGCCTGGTTCAGAAATTTTTGTTGAATCATAAAGATGAACCATTACAAAAAGCAAGAATCCACGCTATGCTGTGTTATAGAACTCCGGAATCACTCAATGAAAGATTTCAAAATAAGTACAGCCAGGAAAAACAGCGCCTGAAATCTGAAGACTGGCTGATTTATCACGGCAATGCATTAAACGAAAGATTTAGTTTAAATGCGTACAGGCTGATGAATCACCTGCTGATGAATATTAATGCCGATGAAACAGATCTGGAGAGGATAGAAGCACGAATGCACATGATCTCCGTAGATACAGATTTATTCTTCCCGGCTTCTGAAATCCGGATGTGTTTTGAAAAGCTGAAAAAGAAAAAGGAGAATATCTCTTATCACGAGATCCAATCTATACACGGGCATGATGCCTTCCTAATGGAATATCAACAATTAAATAATATCATAAAAAACATTTTATATAGAAATGAAAAATGCTAA
- a CDS encoding ACT domain-containing protein, translating to MKNANEIKFLKNRSIVKFEGEDFLGEIGIDGRIFKALTLARISVGVISQQAIENGISILVHENDAEKAVACLIDEFEAERKSGKVSQIYSINNVSVIGFVAEDSNKIFAELARNNVFPLLLNQVAGENRVNIVVTSSQDEKTKNIIESEIFKKPKTVHLAIIGHGNVGKTLIEQVLESSEEIKRRKKIDLKVVAVANSKKIAFNKKGFDNHWTDEVLTADKPSNVEELINFSNENQLENLIVVDNTASKDFVKNYHALAENGFDLVSSNKIFNTLPIEEYRKLRYTLSKNNRRYLYETNVGAGLPLIDTIKLLHLSGENITRIKGVFSGTLSYVFNNFSLRDDKFSTIINEALEKGYTEPDPREDLSGNDVARKLLILARELDLINEFEDINIQNLVPENLLSVSKSEFLSRLDELDEEYQKIKESQEPGHVLRYVGDLHGNLQEEKGQLDVKLVSVPGSSALGQLKGSDSIFEIYTESYGENPIVIMGAGAGAQVTARGVFGDILRLSETK from the coding sequence ATGAAAAATGCTAACGAAATAAAATTTTTGAAGAACAGATCAATTGTCAAATTTGAAGGAGAAGATTTCTTAGGGGAAATCGGAATTGACGGACGAATTTTTAAAGCGCTTACTTTAGCCCGTATCAGTGTGGGGGTAATCTCCCAGCAAGCTATAGAAAACGGAATTTCTATCTTGGTTCACGAAAATGATGCTGAAAAAGCGGTAGCTTGTCTTATTGATGAATTTGAAGCAGAAAGAAAATCAGGAAAAGTATCCCAAATATACAGTATTAACAATGTTTCTGTGATTGGTTTTGTAGCAGAAGATTCCAATAAAATCTTTGCAGAGCTGGCGAGAAACAATGTTTTCCCATTGCTTTTAAACCAGGTGGCCGGTGAGAACAGGGTAAACATCGTAGTCACTTCTTCGCAGGATGAAAAAACAAAAAACATCATAGAATCTGAGATCTTCAAAAAGCCGAAGACCGTTCATCTGGCCATTATCGGTCATGGAAATGTTGGTAAAACATTAATTGAGCAGGTTCTTGAATCTTCAGAAGAAATTAAGAGACGTAAAAAAATAGACCTTAAAGTAGTTGCTGTAGCCAATTCAAAGAAAATAGCATTCAATAAAAAAGGGTTTGATAATCATTGGACAGATGAAGTTTTAACAGCAGATAAGCCATCCAATGTTGAGGAGTTAATCAACTTCTCCAATGAAAATCAATTGGAAAACCTCATTGTTGTAGATAACACGGCAAGCAAAGATTTTGTGAAAAACTATCATGCATTAGCAGAAAACGGATTTGATCTGGTTTCTTCTAACAAAATTTTCAACACTCTTCCCATCGAAGAATATAGAAAACTAAGATATACGTTGAGCAAAAATAACAGACGATATTTATATGAAACCAATGTTGGAGCCGGTCTTCCGTTAATTGATACCATCAAATTATTGCACCTTTCAGGAGAAAATATCACAAGAATCAAAGGAGTGTTCTCCGGAACCTTGAGTTATGTTTTCAACAATTTTTCCTTAAGAGACGATAAGTTTTCCACAATTATCAATGAAGCTCTGGAAAAAGGGTATACAGAACCGGATCCGAGAGAAGATCTGTCAGGAAATGATGTAGCCAGAAAGCTATTGATTCTGGCAAGAGAATTAGACCTAATCAACGAATTTGAAGATATTAATATTCAGAATCTGGTTCCGGAAAATTTATTATCAGTTTCAAAATCAGAATTCCTTTCAAGATTAGATGAGCTTGATGAGGAATACCAGAAGATCAAAGAAAGCCAGGAACCTGGCCATGTATTACGTTACGTAGGAGATCTCCACGGAAATTTACAGGAAGAAAAAGGACAGCTTGATGTAAAACTGGTTTCTGTACCGGGAAGTTCGGCTTTAGGACAGTTGAAAGGTTCAGACTCTATCTTTGAGATCTACACAGAAAGTTACGGTGAAAACCCAATCGTGATCATGGGGGCCGGAGCCGGAGCCCAGGTAACTGCAAGAGGAGTATTCGGTGATATTTTAAGACTAAGTGAAACTAAATAA
- a CDS encoding fatty acid desaturase family protein produces MEKPSYLKDSDDARLFNELRKKVNQRVEAISENRDVYIQIKAVILPLIYLGLYFFAVFNADKHWIYILSFILMGISLVLIYLNLIHEAAHNNIFKSKRLNGVVLHIFDFIGANSYIWKKRHIASHHAYPNVDGWDTDIEQSGLLLIVPWIKAKGIQKYQHRFFFLVYPLYLFNWMFIRDFRDFFDKERVILKTQGKIPVIEKVKMVSYKLFYFFYQIVIPVVFFKVSVGLALGAWFLQVIAASIFALFVLLPLHPLPDNAFPRLNKDNGLPFSWLRHQLEVTNDLKENNWLVRNVLGNFNFHVAHHLFPNYSYMYYNEITEEIEEFAKEHGLAYKRFPLFTALGKHRDLLRQNANNAYYILEE; encoded by the coding sequence ATGGAAAAGCCGAGTTACTTAAAAGATTCAGATGATGCCAGATTGTTTAATGAACTGAGAAAGAAAGTAAACCAGCGGGTAGAAGCTATTTCTGAAAACAGGGATGTTTATATTCAGATCAAAGCGGTAATTCTCCCATTGATCTATTTAGGTTTATATTTCTTTGCAGTCTTTAATGCAGACAAACATTGGATCTATATCCTGAGTTTTATTTTAATGGGAATTTCTTTGGTTTTAATTTATTTAAATCTGATCCATGAAGCAGCCCACAACAACATCTTTAAAAGCAAAAGACTGAATGGTGTGGTATTGCATATTTTTGATTTCATAGGAGCCAATTCCTATATCTGGAAGAAAAGACATATCGCAAGTCACCATGCCTATCCGAATGTGGATGGCTGGGATACCGATATTGAGCAGAGTGGTTTGCTGTTAATAGTGCCTTGGATTAAGGCAAAAGGAATACAGAAGTATCAGCACAGGTTTTTCTTTTTAGTATATCCGTTGTATTTGTTCAATTGGATGTTCATAAGAGACTTCAGGGACTTCTTTGACAAGGAAAGGGTGATTTTGAAGACCCAGGGAAAAATACCCGTTATTGAAAAAGTAAAGATGGTGAGTTATAAGCTGTTTTATTTTTTTTATCAGATTGTGATCCCTGTTGTGTTCTTTAAAGTATCAGTTGGTTTGGCTTTAGGAGCTTGGTTTTTACAGGTTATTGCAGCAAGCATTTTTGCACTGTTTGTGTTATTGCCCCTGCATCCGCTTCCTGATAATGCCTTTCCAAGATTGAACAAAGACAATGGGCTTCCATTTAGCTGGCTTCGTCATCAGCTGGAAGTAACTAACGATTTGAAAGAGAATAACTGGTTGGTAAGAAATGTGTTAGGAAATTTTAATTTCCATGTAGCTCATCACCTTTTTCCTAATTACAGTTATATGTATTACAATGAAATCACCGAAGAGATAGAAGAATTTGCTAAAGAACATGGCTTGGCATACAAAAGGTTCCCACTGTTCACTGCCTTAGGCAAGCACAGGGATTTATTAAGGCAGAATGCCAATAATGCCTACTATATTTTAGAAGAATAA
- a CDS encoding MGH1-like glycoside hydrolase domain-containing protein, with amino-acid sequence MIAEKERLQDTKWKNWGPYVSNRQWGNVREDYSPNGNAWNYTNHNNAESYAYRWGEEGIAGISDVKQLFCFALSFWNKKDKIVKERFFGLSNPQGNHGEDIKEIFYYLDNTPTHSYMKMVYKYPINEFPYDELVAENGRRSKQEPEYEIFDTGIFDNDAYFDIFIEYCKADHNDILVRVTVCNRSQQEAPIVVAPTAWFRNNWKWGYNTYKADMYASHDGSINIEHDSISIKKFYSRKDNTQRVFCENETNTPKLYGAPQAEGTYFKDGINNYIIYGSNTVNPEKRGTKASFLIDEVIGAGQSETFEFRLCPEAIAEPFQSFDEIFTLRKAEAEEFYNDVQNDTTNEDERNVQRQAFAGLLWNKQFYHYNIGKWLKGDPNFEAPRNFNDYVRNTEWNHLHNKDIISMPDKWEYPWYATWDLAFHCVPLSIIDAEFAKGQLLLLTKEWYMHPNGQLPAYEWNMSDVNPPVHAWSCFRVFKIDEKSNGKPDLLFLEKVFQKLLLNFTWWVNRKDKNGKNIFGGGFLGLDNIGAFDRNMVLEDGQHLEQADGTSWMAMYALNMMRIAMELAQYYQVYEDMAIKFFEHYLYIAEAMENLGEGTKGLWNEEDGFFYDVLQLGNGNSVSLRLRSIVGLIPLFAVEIVDHRLLEKMPNFQTRMDWILKNKPELTKLVSHWDEEGQGRKHLMSILRKNRLTKVLTRMLDEKEFLSAYGIRAMSKVYEENPFVFSVHGTENVVYYTPAESDSRMFGGNSNWRGPIWFPINFLIVESLQRFHYYYGNSLKVELPTGSGENKNLDEVAQNISKRLCSIFLKDEHGQRAFNGGNPKFNYDEHFRDYITFFEYFHGDNGRGVGASHQTGWTATVAKLIKPRLTF; translated from the coding sequence ATGATCGCCGAAAAAGAAAGATTACAAGATACCAAATGGAAAAACTGGGGACCTTATGTAAGCAACCGGCAATGGGGAAATGTACGGGAAGATTACAGCCCAAACGGAAATGCATGGAACTATACCAATCATAATAATGCGGAAAGCTATGCCTACCGTTGGGGAGAGGAAGGTATTGCAGGAATTTCGGATGTAAAGCAGCTCTTCTGCTTTGCTCTTTCGTTCTGGAATAAAAAGGACAAAATTGTTAAAGAGCGTTTCTTTGGGTTGAGCAATCCGCAGGGAAACCATGGTGAAGATATTAAAGAAATTTTCTATTATCTGGATAATACACCTACTCATAGTTATATGAAAATGGTGTACAAATATCCGATTAATGAATTCCCGTATGACGAGCTTGTTGCAGAAAATGGCAGACGGAGCAAACAGGAGCCTGAATATGAGATTTTTGATACCGGAATTTTTGATAATGATGCTTATTTTGATATTTTCATTGAATACTGTAAAGCAGATCACAATGATATCCTGGTAAGAGTAACTGTTTGTAACCGAAGCCAGCAGGAAGCTCCGATTGTGGTAGCCCCCACAGCATGGTTCCGAAACAACTGGAAATGGGGATACAATACCTATAAAGCGGATATGTATGCTTCCCATGACGGAAGTATTAATATTGAACACGACAGCATTTCTATCAAGAAGTTTTATTCAAGAAAAGATAACACACAAAGGGTATTCTGTGAAAATGAAACCAACACACCAAAGTTGTATGGAGCTCCCCAGGCGGAAGGCACCTATTTTAAAGATGGCATCAATAATTATATTATTTACGGCAGTAATACTGTAAATCCTGAAAAAAGAGGTACAAAAGCTTCTTTCTTGATTGATGAAGTAATTGGTGCCGGACAATCTGAGACGTTTGAATTCAGGCTTTGTCCAGAGGCAATTGCTGAACCTTTTCAGAGTTTTGATGAAATCTTTACTCTGAGAAAGGCCGAAGCAGAAGAGTTTTACAATGATGTTCAAAACGACACAACCAATGAAGATGAGAGGAATGTTCAAAGACAGGCTTTTGCAGGACTTCTTTGGAATAAGCAGTTTTATCATTATAATATAGGAAAATGGCTGAAAGGAGATCCGAACTTTGAAGCTCCGAGGAACTTTAATGATTATGTAAGAAATACGGAATGGAACCACCTTCACAATAAAGATATTATTTCCATGCCTGATAAGTGGGAATATCCCTGGTACGCCACCTGGGACCTTGCTTTTCACTGTGTACCTTTATCTATTATTGATGCTGAATTTGCCAAGGGACAGCTTTTACTTCTGACTAAAGAATGGTATATGCATCCTAACGGACAGCTACCGGCATATGAATGGAATATGAGTGATGTGAATCCTCCTGTGCATGCATGGTCTTGCTTCAGAGTTTTTAAAATTGATGAAAAGAGCAACGGCAAACCTGATTTATTATTCCTTGAAAAAGTCTTCCAAAAGCTGCTCCTTAATTTTACCTGGTGGGTAAACCGAAAGGATAAAAACGGAAAGAATATTTTCGGAGGAGGTTTTCTTGGTTTGGATAATATCGGAGCTTTTGACCGAAATATGGTTTTAGAAGATGGCCAGCACCTAGAGCAGGCAGACGGAACAAGCTGGATGGCTATGTATGCGCTGAACATGATGCGGATTGCTATGGAACTGGCCCAGTATTACCAGGTATATGAAGACATGGCCATTAAATTCTTTGAACACTATCTGTATATTGCGGAAGCCATGGAAAACCTGGGTGAAGGAACAAAAGGCCTATGGAATGAGGAAGATGGATTTTTCTATGATGTTCTTCAGCTTGGAAACGGAAACAGTGTTTCCTTACGCTTGAGAAGTATTGTTGGGCTAATTCCATTATTTGCCGTGGAAATTGTAGATCACCGCCTTCTGGAAAAAATGCCGAATTTCCAAACCAGAATGGACTGGATCTTAAAGAATAAACCTGAACTTACCAAGCTTGTTTCCCATTGGGATGAAGAAGGCCAGGGAAGGAAACACCTGATGAGTATTCTCCGTAAAAACAGACTGACTAAGGTTTTAACGAGAATGCTTGATGAAAAGGAATTTTTAAGCGCTTACGGCATCCGTGCGATGTCTAAAGTATATGAGGAAAATCCGTTTGTATTTTCTGTTCACGGTACTGAAAATGTTGTGTACTACACTCCTGCAGAAAGTGACAGCAGAATGTTTGGAGGAAACAGTAACTGGCGCGGCCCTATCTGGTTTCCTATCAATTTCCTGATCGTGGAAAGTTTACAGCGTTTCCATTATTATTACGGAAACAGCCTGAAGGTAGAACTTCCTACCGGAAGCGGTGAGAATAAAAACCTGGATGAAGTGGCCCAGAATATCAGCAAAAGGCTTTGCTCTATCTTCTTAAAGGATGAACATGGGCAACGGGCGTTCAATGGCGGGAATCCAAAGTTCAATTATGATGAACACTTCAGAGATTATATTACTTTCTTTGAATACTTCCACGGTGACAACGGACGTGGCGTAGGAGCTTCACATCAGACGGGATGGACAGCTACTGTGGCAAAACTGATAAAACCAAGACTTACCTTTTAA
- a CDS encoding homocysteine S-methyltransferase family protein, which translates to MTNIESLNKALKERILVLDGAMGTMLQRYKFEEEDYRGERFKDWEYPVKGNNDLLSLTQPQAIEEVHKKYLEAGADIIETNTFSGTTIAMADYHMEELVYELNYESARIARKACDEYTAKNADKPRFVAGSIGPTNRTASLSPDVNDPGYRAITFEELRVAYKQQCEALLDGGSDILLVETIFDTLNAKAALFAIDELQEERGIKIPIMVSGTITDASGRTLSGQTAEAFLISVSHLNLLSVGFNCALGANQLTPYLETLAHNSEFYVSAYPNAGLPNAFGKYDETPEDMARQIKEYAEKGLINIIGGCCGTTPEHIKAIAELVEKYEPRKLKEFV; encoded by the coding sequence ATGACAAATATAGAATCACTAAACAAAGCCTTAAAAGAACGCATCCTGGTCCTGGATGGCGCTATGGGAACCATGCTTCAGCGTTATAAATTCGAAGAAGAAGATTACCGTGGCGAACGTTTCAAAGACTGGGAATATCCGGTAAAAGGAAACAATGATTTGCTTTCTTTAACACAGCCCCAAGCAATTGAAGAAGTACATAAAAAATACCTGGAAGCAGGGGCCGATATCATTGAAACCAATACATTCTCCGGAACTACCATTGCGATGGCAGATTATCACATGGAAGAACTGGTGTATGAGCTGAACTATGAGTCCGCAAGAATTGCCAGAAAAGCCTGTGATGAATACACAGCAAAAAATGCGGATAAACCTAGATTTGTAGCAGGGTCAATTGGCCCAACCAACAGAACTGCAAGCTTAAGCCCTGATGTAAATGACCCTGGATACAGAGCCATTACTTTTGAAGAACTGAGAGTTGCTTACAAGCAGCAATGTGAAGCCTTATTAGACGGAGGCTCAGATATCTTATTGGTAGAAACCATATTTGATACACTGAATGCGAAAGCAGCTCTGTTTGCCATTGATGAACTTCAGGAAGAAAGAGGTATTAAAATCCCGATCATGGTTTCAGGAACCATTACAGATGCTTCCGGAAGAACACTGAGCGGGCAGACTGCAGAAGCCTTTTTGATCTCTGTTTCCCATCTGAATTTATTAAGTGTTGGCTTTAACTGCGCTTTAGGAGCAAACCAGTTAACTCCTTATCTGGAAACACTGGCTCATAATTCAGAATTCTATGTTTCAGCTTATCCGAACGCCGGTTTACCGAACGCTTTCGGAAAATATGATGAAACGCCGGAAGATATGGCCAGACAGATCAAAGAATATGCAGAAAAAGGATTGATTAATATTATCGGTGGCTGTTGCGGTACTACACCGGAACACATTAAAGCCATTGCAGAGCTGGTAGAAAAATATGAACCAAGAAAATTGAAGGAATTTGTCTGA